Within Agarivorans litoreus, the genomic segment CCGCCACCCCAAAAACCGTAGAGCAGTTGCTTAAACTAGGCTTCTCTGTGGCAGTGGAAAGCGGTGCAGGAACAGCAGCCAGCTTTAATGATGATGCTTATAGCGAAGCAGGCGCAGAAATTGTAAGCAAAGAGCAAGCATTTCAAGCTGACCTCATCTTTAAGGTTAACGCTCCACTAGACGGAAGCGACAACACCACCGACGAACTTTCTCTTATAAAGGAAGGCGCAACGGTAGCCAGTTTTGCATGGCCTGCACAAAATCCAGAATTACTTGAAAAATTTAAAGCAGCCAAGGTTAACTTATTAGCCATGGACATGGTGCCACGGATTTCTCGTGCTCAATCTTTAGACGCTCGTAGCTCGCTAGCCAACGTAGACGGCTACCGCGCAGTGGTAGAAGCAGCTAACCACTTTGGCCGTTTCTTTACCGGTCAAATTACAGCCGCAGGTAAGGTACCACCCGCTAAAGTATTGGTAATTGGTGCAGGTGTAGCCGGTTTGGCAGCCATTGGTACCGCTGGTAGCTTAGGTGCCATTGTTCGCGCCTTTGATACTCGCCCAGAAGTAAAAGAACAAATTAACTCTATGGGCGCCGAGTTCCTAGAGCTTGATTACGAAGAAGAAGATACTGGCAGCGGTGACGGCTACGCCAAGGAAATGAGCGCAGCCTTTATTGAAGCCGAAATGGCCTTGTTCCGCGAACAAGCCAAAGACGTAGACATCATTATTACCACCGCATTAATTCCAGGCCGCCCAGCACCTAAGCTAATTTTGGCCGACATGGTTGAATTAATGAAGCCAGGTAGCGTAATTGTTGATTTAGCAGCAGCCACTGGCGGTAACTGTGAGTTAACCGAGCCAGGCAAGATTGCTGTTAAACACGACGTCACCATTATTGGCTTAACCGATATTTCTCGCCGTTTGCCTGCTCAAGCTAGCCAACTTTACGGCACCAACTTAGTAAACCTACTTAAGTTGCTTAGCCCAGAGAAAAATGGCGAAATCAACATCGACTTCGAAGACGAAGTTTTACGTGGCGTAGCCTCGGTTAAAGATGGCGAAATCACTTTCCCACCACCAGCAATTCAAGTAAGTGCTCAGCCTCAAGCCAAAGCGCCTGCTGCAGAACCGGCTCCAGTGGAACAAGAAAAACCAAGCAAGCCTTGGCTAAAACCAGCGCTAGCAGCAGCCGGTGCAGCCGCTTTTGCTTGGGTAGCCGACGCAGCACCAGCAGACTTTGTACAGCACTTCACTGTGTTCTTGCTGGCTTGTGTAGTGGGTTACTACGTAGTTTGGAACGTAACACATGCCTTGCACACTCCATTAATGAGTGTAACCAACGCCATTAGCGGCATTATTATTGTGGGCGCCTTAGTGCAGATGAAAGCCGACACTTCCTGGGTAGTACTACTGCTCTCGGGTATCGCCGTGCTTATCGCCACTATTAATATCGCCGGTGGTTTTACTGTGACTCAGCGGATGCTGAAAATGTTCCGTAAAGACGACTAAGGAGAAATAGTCACATGTCTCAAGGTATAGTTTCTGCAGCGTATTTAATCGCTGCCCTATTGTTTATCTTCAGCCTAGCCGGCCTAAGTAAACAAGAAACCGCCCAGCGCGGTAACATCTTTGGCATCATCGGTATGGTTATCGCCGTACTCGCCACATTAGCTAGCACCCAAGTAACCGGCGGTAGCTGGATTATTACCCTAGCCATGGGTATTGGTGCCGCTATTGGTATCCGTTTAGCCCTTAAAGTTGAAATGACCGAAATGCCAGAGCTGGTTGCTATTTTGCACAGTTTTGTAGGTATGGCAGCGGTATTGGTTGGTTTCTCAAGTGCTATCGACCACGGCTCGTTAATTGATTCAGTTACTGGCTTAATTGATCCAGTAGCAAAATCTATTCACGACGTAGAAGTATTCCTAGGTATCTTTATTGGTGCTGTAACCTTCACCGGTTCGGTAGTCGCCTTTGGCAAACTTCGCGGCCTTATTAGCAGTGCCCCTAAAGCCCTACCAGGCGCTCACTGGTTAAACTTAGCCATGATTGTAGTATCAATCTACCTAGGCAGTATATTCATGGACAGCGGCTCTATGTGGCCACTGGTTATCATGACCTTTATCGCCTTTGTATTTGGTTACAACCTAGTATCTGCAATCGGCGGCGCCGATATGCCAGTGGTTGTATCGATGCTTAACTCATACTCTGGTTGGGCAGCAGCAGCGGCAGGTTTCATGCTAGGCAACGACTTGCTAATTGTAACTGGTGCACTAGTAGGTAGCTCGGGTGCGATTCTGTCTTACATCATGTGTAAAGCAATGAACCGCTCGTTCATCAGCGTAATCTTAGGTGGTTTTGGTAGCGAAGGTGGCACGGTAATAGCCAGCGATGCAGACCAAGGCGAACATACCGAAGTACAGGCTGAAGAAGTCGCCGAGATGCTAAAAGATGCTAACGAAGTAATTATCGCACCTGGTTACGGCATGGCGGTTGCGCAAGCCCAGTATCCAGTAGCCGAAATTACCAAAAAGCTGCGTGATAAAGGCGTAAACGTACGTTTTGCTATTCACCCAGTAGCAGGTCGCTTACCTGGCCACATGAACGTATTGTTAGCCGAGGCCAAAGTACCTTACGACATCGTAATGGAAATGGACGAGATTAACGAAGACTTCGCCTCTACCGACGTAGTACTAGTAATTGGTGCTAACGACACGGTTAACCCTGCAGCTAAAGAGCCAGGCAGCCCAATTGCCGGTATGCCAGTACTTGAGGTATGGGATGCGAAAAACGTGATTGTATTTAAACGTTCAATGGCCACTGGTTATGCTGGTGTTCAAAACCCATTGTTCTTTAAAGAAAATACAGACATGTTGTTTGGTGATGCTAAAGAAACGGTTCAGAAGATCCTTTCTCATATCTAAGCAAATGATGTGTTGATGATGAAAGCCGCTCATTGAGCGGCTTTTTTGTATCTTCTATATCGCAGTGACATCAACTTTCTTCAAAATTAACAGGGTCATCAACATCGCGATAAATATTTACTGAGTAATCTTTCTTGTTGGGAGCAGCAACATGTATTGGTATCCCTCGCTCCTTACAGAGGGTAGCGATAACTTTTCGATTAGTTTTATCCATTCTAGAACCAATAATCACACCAATTAGAGCTTTATCAGAAACAGTTTCAACTACTCCTGACTTAGCATTTTCTTCATCACTTTCAGCAAATAGAACACTACGAATCTCAGCTTCATAATTCCAGCGAATATGCTTTTGATATGTAAAGTTAAAATTAAATAATTCAGTTTTAGCAAAAACCTGATTCATCATTTTACCTTTCGTGAAGCTGAATTGCTTAGCTCGCTCTGTCACTGATGCGTTTAAATCTCTGTATGTGATCTTTTTAACTCTTTTGTTATAGTCAATTTGATTTAGGCTTATTTTCTCATGGTTAGATAACTCTGCTTTATCATAGATAAAACAAAGGCCTGTCATACCATTCGCATAATGAGACCACATCAACGGCTCATCGCAAGCGCCACTAAAACAACAAATAAAAGTTCCAGTCGCATTTTTCCCTAGGTCCTCAAGTTGGGTCTTAATAAATTTCTTGTAAGAATCCAAAACCCGATTTTCTTCCTGTTGAATATATAATGACATCAGCTGATTATGAGATAGTAATTTAAGGTGCTCATTGATTTCGGGTAGTTTCTCGATCTTAAACTCATTCCAATCAAACTCAAACGGATGCTCAAAGGGATCATTGAGGAGGCGAACATGAGAATGCCAAAGTTCACTCTCTATCAACTCCCTGATCGTATTTTCGCTGTAGCTTCTATAACGATATAGCTCATTCATTTAATCAGTTACCTAACACCTCTAATTCTTAAGACACATTACATGTTTTTAGAAAAGTTGGTCAAAAGGCGACTTCTCAAAGTGAGAGTTAAAAATAAACTAACAAAAACTAATAACAGTTATAGAATTCTTTACAACTGAATACGCCCCTACTTATTTGGCTTTTTACCCAGCTTCGGTTGCGGATTTCGCCCTGACGGCGACTTCCTTAAGCTTCAAACAGCTAAAGCTTAACTAAGGAAAAAGAAAGGCTGCCCCAGCATCATCTTCTTCCTGCGTTGCTCACTCACTGCGGCGTCAAAACAACTCGCTACGCTCAAACAGGTTTTGCCTATACCCGCAGCTCGCTTGCGCTACTCGGCGATGATGAGGGGGAAGGAAGATCAAGAGCGCAGCTAGCTAGATAAACAGAAAAAACTTAACACTCCCACTCTTTGCTCTTCAGAACCATCATCTCCGCCGAGTAGCGGAGTAATCAAGGGATTAAACCGAGGACTGTTTGAGCGTAGCGAGTTTCCGAAGGTGCCCTTGTTAACGAGCAACGGAGGATGTAAGGAGATGCGGGTGGCCTTTCTTTTGTACCCTTTTCTTTGGCCAAGCAAAGAAAAGGGTATCGCCGGCAAGGCGAAACCTGAACCAACACCAAGCAGTGGTTCAAATGAAACGAATATAAACACAAGCTCACAGCTCTGCTTTCAATACACCATCATCGCCGCCGAGTATCGCAGTAAATTAACGAATAAGCCGAGGACTGTTTGAGCGCAGCGAGTTTCCGTAGGCGCGTTGATTTATGAGAAACGCATGATTCAAGGGAATGCGGGGCGGCCTTTCTTTTGTACACTTTTCTTTGGCCGCACAAAGAAAAGGGTATCGCCGCCAAGCCAAAACCTGAACCCACAAAGTGCCTAGCAAGCAAAATAATTAACGAGAAGAGGAAGCTTACAAATACAAAAAAACCGCTAATTAGCGGTTTCTTCTCAAACTAACAGCCCATTACCACATCAAATCATCTGGGATTTGATAATCAGCATACGGGTCGTCTTCATCAATCACATCTTGGCTTGGGTCGTTAATTAGCACAACTACGCTTTCGTCACGTTGGGCGATTTTTTCCGCCACAATCGTAGGGACTACTTCATAAGCTTCGCCCAGAGTAACAATGGCTAAGCGGCCGTTACTAAGCTGCTTGCGCAGTTCTTCGGTAACATAAATCTTTTTAATTAGGCCTTCATGGGTGAAGTTGTAAGCTTCTTCGCCGCGCTTTCTGTCTAACATGTTCATCTCAATCAATTGCTTGATTTGAGCGGCAACGGCTTTTTTGGCTTTTTCAGCATTTTGTTGCTGAGCTAACTCGGCGTCACGTTGTTGTTGGTTAAGCTTGGCTTGCTCGGCTGCTGCTTTTACTTCCTTGGCCAAGGTGCGTGATTTTTTATTGGTTTTGCCTACTTTTTTGGCTTTTTTCTTGTCAACTAAACCAGCTTTAAGCATCTGCTCTTGCAGCGATAACTTGGCCATAACAAATTTATACCTTTGAATTCGATGGGTGAAATTACAATGCAGCAGTGCTGCCACTAAAGGCCTAGATAATACGTGAAGCGGCTACAAATTTGAACCTATAGCGAACAAGTTAACCAGGCCTACTCGGCTTGTGGCGCTAGGGTTAACGACAAGGGTTGATCTTGCGGATAGCCCGACAAATCAATCTCGCTACCATTAAGTTTTAAGCTAAAACCCTCGATTTGGGAAAAGTACAAGGATGCTGGGTGCATTACCTGCCAAGTGCGCAGATCGCCCATTCCTAACCAGCCATCAAATACCACTTTATCGCGGCCATCAATAAGCAATAATTCGGCTCGGTCGTCGGCTTCAATTTCTAGCTCTATCACTTGCTCTGGCTTTAATGCTTCTGGTTGCCACAAATCACTTGGAGCAACCCAGTAGTAGGTTCTTGCACCTTGCCAACGATGGGGTAACTGAGCAGGCGGGCGAATTGGGTAAATAGGTCGAATTGGGCGTTCAATAGGATGGCTAGGGATTGGCCGCTCTATGGGTTGCTCGGGTTTGTGTAGCGGTGCTGGGCGCGCGGATTGCTCCGCCATGCAGGCTTCTATAGCGCCAATCGCTAACAGCAAAGCTAAACCTATATTACAAAGAAACCTTAACATTTCTCGCCCCAACTACAGTTAAACCCTTGATTAGTAATAATAGCCGAAAAATTCATATATACTCTTATTACATGATCATAATTACAGTGGTTTAAGTGGAATTAAGCAGCCTACCCATCACCGCCCTTAAAGGAGTGGGTGACAAACTTGCCGAAAAGCTCCTGCGCCTACATATTCGAAATGTCGGCGACTTGCTGCTGCACTTACCCCTGCGTTATGAAGACCGCACTCGCGTATGGCCAATTAACGATTTACTGCACGGTGCGCATGTTTCGGTACATGGTGAAATTACCAAGGTAGAAACCATTCATGCCCGTCGGCGCATGCTAACGTGTCGCATCAGCGATGGCAGCGGCAGTATTACCCTGCGCTTTTTCAACTTTAATAACGGCCAAAAAGCAGCCATGCAACAAGGTAAATGGATGCGTTGCTTTGGCGAAGCCAAGCGCGGTAAACATGGTTGGGAAATGATCCATCCG encodes:
- a CDS encoding Re/Si-specific NAD(P)(+) transhydrogenase subunit alpha codes for the protein MQIGIPKEIFDQESRVAATPKTVEQLLKLGFSVAVESGAGTAASFNDDAYSEAGAEIVSKEQAFQADLIFKVNAPLDGSDNTTDELSLIKEGATVASFAWPAQNPELLEKFKAAKVNLLAMDMVPRISRAQSLDARSSLANVDGYRAVVEAANHFGRFFTGQITAAGKVPPAKVLVIGAGVAGLAAIGTAGSLGAIVRAFDTRPEVKEQINSMGAEFLELDYEEEDTGSGDGYAKEMSAAFIEAEMALFREQAKDVDIIITTALIPGRPAPKLILADMVELMKPGSVIVDLAAATGGNCELTEPGKIAVKHDVTIIGLTDISRRLPAQASQLYGTNLVNLLKLLSPEKNGEINIDFEDEVLRGVASVKDGEITFPPPAIQVSAQPQAKAPAAEPAPVEQEKPSKPWLKPALAAAGAAAFAWVADAAPADFVQHFTVFLLACVVGYYVVWNVTHALHTPLMSVTNAISGIIIVGALVQMKADTSWVVLLLSGIAVLIATINIAGGFTVTQRMLKMFRKDD
- the pntB gene encoding Re/Si-specific NAD(P)(+) transhydrogenase subunit beta; protein product: MSQGIVSAAYLIAALLFIFSLAGLSKQETAQRGNIFGIIGMVIAVLATLASTQVTGGSWIITLAMGIGAAIGIRLALKVEMTEMPELVAILHSFVGMAAVLVGFSSAIDHGSLIDSVTGLIDPVAKSIHDVEVFLGIFIGAVTFTGSVVAFGKLRGLISSAPKALPGAHWLNLAMIVVSIYLGSIFMDSGSMWPLVIMTFIAFVFGYNLVSAIGGADMPVVVSMLNSYSGWAAAAAGFMLGNDLLIVTGALVGSSGAILSYIMCKAMNRSFISVILGGFGSEGGTVIASDADQGEHTEVQAEEVAEMLKDANEVIIAPGYGMAVAQAQYPVAEITKKLRDKGVNVRFAIHPVAGRLPGHMNVLLAEAKVPYDIVMEMDEINEDFASTDVVLVIGANDTVNPAAKEPGSPIAGMPVLEVWDAKNVIVFKRSMATGYAGVQNPLFFKENTDMLFGDAKETVQKILSHI
- a CDS encoding DUF2971 domain-containing protein; the encoded protein is MNELYRYRSYSENTIRELIESELWHSHVRLLNDPFEHPFEFDWNEFKIEKLPEINEHLKLLSHNQLMSLYIQQEENRVLDSYKKFIKTQLEDLGKNATGTFICCFSGACDEPLMWSHYANGMTGLCFIYDKAELSNHEKISLNQIDYNKRVKKITYRDLNASVTERAKQFSFTKGKMMNQVFAKTELFNFNFTYQKHIRWNYEAEIRSVLFAESDEENAKSGVVETVSDKALIGVIIGSRMDKTNRKVIATLCKERGIPIHVAAPNKKDYSVNIYRDVDDPVNFEES
- a CDS encoding DUF2058 domain-containing protein, which produces MAKLSLQEQMLKAGLVDKKKAKKVGKTNKKSRTLAKEVKAAAEQAKLNQQQRDAELAQQQNAEKAKKAVAAQIKQLIEMNMLDRKRGEEAYNFTHEGLIKKIYVTEELRKQLSNGRLAIVTLGEAYEVVPTIVAEKIAQRDESVVVLINDPSQDVIDEDDPYADYQIPDDLMW
- a CDS encoding DUF4115 domain-containing protein codes for the protein MLRFLCNIGLALLLAIGAIEACMAEQSARPAPLHKPEQPIERPIPSHPIERPIRPIYPIRPPAQLPHRWQGARTYYWVAPSDLWQPEALKPEQVIELEIEADDRAELLLIDGRDKVVFDGWLGMGDLRTWQVMHPASLYFSQIEGFSLKLNGSEIDLSGYPQDQPLSLTLAPQAE